The following coding sequences are from one Mycoplasma mycoides subsp. capri window:
- a CDS encoding DNA polymerase III subunit beta, producing the protein MNFSINRMILLDNLSKAAKVIDPKNVNPSLAGIYLNVLSDQVHIIATSGILSFKSILNNQNSDLEVKQEGKVLLKPKFVLEMLRRLDDEFVVFSMVEDNELIIKTDNSDFSIGVLNSEDYPLIGFREKGIEFNLNPKEVKKTIYQVFVSMNENNKKLILTGLNLKLNNNQAIFSTTDSFRISQKILEIQSDNNEDIDITIPFKTALELPKLLDNAENLKIIIVEGYITFIIDNVIFQSNLIDGRFPNVQIAFPTKFETIITVKQKSILKVLSRFDLVADDGLPAIVNIKVNEDKIEFKSFISEVGKYEEDFDDFVIEGNKSLSISFNTRFLIDAIKTLSEDRIELKLINSTKPIVINNVYDEHLKQVILPTFLSN; encoded by the coding sequence GTAATTGATCCTAAAAACGTTAATCCTAGTTTAGCTGGTATTTATTTAAATGTTTTATCTGATCAAGTTCATATAATTGCAACTAGTGGAATTCTTTCATTTAAAAGTATTTTAAACAATCAAAATTCAGATTTAGAAGTTAAACAAGAAGGTAAAGTTTTATTAAAACCTAAATTTGTTTTAGAAATGTTAAGAAGACTAGATGATGAATTTGTAGTGTTTTCAATGGTTGAAGATAATGAATTAATTATTAAAACTGATAATTCAGATTTTAGTATTGGAGTTTTAAATTCAGAAGATTATCCTTTAATTGGGTTTAGAGAAAAAGGAATTGAATTTAATTTAAATCCTAAAGAAGTTAAAAAAACTATTTATCAAGTTTTTGTTTCAATGAATGAAAATAATAAAAAATTAATTCTTACAGGTTTAAATTTAAAACTAAATAATAATCAAGCAATTTTTTCAACAACTGATTCATTTAGAATTAGTCAAAAAATTTTAGAAATTCAAAGTGATAATAATGAAGATATTGACATAACAATTCCTTTTAAAACAGCTTTAGAATTACCTAAATTATTAGATAATGCTGAAAATTTAAAAATTATAATTGTTGAAGGATACATTACTTTTATAATTGATAATGTTATTTTTCAATCTAATTTAATTGATGGAAGATTTCCAAATGTTCAAATTGCTTTTCCAACAAAATTTGAAACTATTATTACAGTAAAGCAAAAATCAATTTTAAAAGTTTTATCAAGATTTGATCTAGTAGCAGATGATGGTTTACCAGCAATTGTAAATATTAAAGTTAATGAAGATAAAATTGAGTTTAAGAGTTTTATTTCAGAAGTTGGAAAGTATGAAGAAGACTTTGATGATTTTGTAATTGAAGGAAATAAAAGTTTATCAATTAGTTTTAATACAAGATTTTTAATTGATGCAATTAAAACTTTAAGTGAAGATAGAATTGAATTAAAACTAATTAATTCAACTAAACCAATTGTGATTAATAATGTTTATGATGAACACTTAAAACAAGTAATTCTTCCAACCTTTTTATCAAATTAG
- the rnmV gene encoding ribonuclease M5, giving the protein MSKIKQIIIVEGKTDSDKLKHIYGNDLKTIQTKGLSLNKKTLEMIKEFNNKTGVIIFTDPDGAGKKIRQTIIDYLDNKVLNAFINKNDISKTSKKVGIAEASDDAIKKALDNLIIYDKNNVSLSWTDYINNDFYLKSNRIVICKYFNFDNNISSKTLFKWLNWMNVSIDDIKKIIGE; this is encoded by the coding sequence ATGAGTAAAATTAAACAAATTATAATTGTTGAAGGCAAAACAGATTCTGATAAATTAAAACATATTTATGGAAATGATTTAAAAACTATTCAAACAAAAGGGTTAAGTTTAAATAAAAAGACTTTAGAAATGATTAAAGAATTTAATAATAAAACAGGAGTAATTATTTTTACTGATCCAGATGGAGCTGGTAAAAAAATAAGACAAACTATTATAGATTATTTAGATAATAAAGTTTTAAATGCTTTTATTAATAAAAATGATATAAGTAAAACTAGTAAAAAAGTTGGAATTGCTGAAGCTAGTGATGATGCTATTAAAAAGGCTTTAGATAATCTAATTATTTATGATAAAAATAATGTTTCTTTAAGTTGAACTGATTATATAAACAATGATTTTTATTTAAAATCAAATAGAATAGTTATTTGTAAATATTTTAATTTTGATAATAATATTAGTTCTAAAACTTTATTTAAATGATTAAACTGAATGAATGTTTCAATTGATGATATTAAAAAAATAATAGGTGAATAA
- the rsmA gene encoding 16S rRNA (adenine(1518)-N(6)/adenine(1519)-N(6))-dimethyltransferase RsmA: protein MKAKKYYGQNFISDLNLINRIVDVLDQNKDQLIIEIGPGKGALTKELVKRFDKVVVIEIDKDMVEILKTKFNHSNLEIIQADVLEIDLKQLISKYDYKNISIISNTPYYITSEILFKTLQISDLLTKAVFMLQKEVALRICSNKNENNYNNLSIACQFYSQRSFEFVVNKKMFYPIPKVDSAIISLTFNDIYKKQVNNDEKFIDFVRLLFNNKRKTILNNLNNIIQNKNKALEYLNTLNISSNLRPEQLDIDQYIKLFNLIYNSNF, encoded by the coding sequence ATGAAAGCTAAAAAATACTATGGACAAAACTTTATTTCAGATTTAAATTTAATTAATAGAATTGTTGATGTTTTAGATCAAAATAAAGATCAATTAATTATTGAAATTGGTCCAGGAAAAGGTGCTTTAACTAAAGAGTTAGTTAAAAGATTTGATAAAGTTGTAGTTATTGAAATAGATAAAGATATGGTTGAAATTTTAAAGACCAAATTTAATCATTCAAATCTAGAAATTATTCAAGCTGATGTTTTAGAAATTGATTTAAAACAACTAATAAGTAAGTATGATTATAAAAACATAAGTATTATTTCAAATACACCTTATTATATAACTAGTGAAATTTTATTTAAAACTTTACAAATTAGTGATTTACTTACAAAAGCTGTTTTTATGTTGCAAAAAGAAGTTGCTTTAAGAATTTGTAGTAATAAAAATGAAAATAATTATAATAACCTTTCTATTGCTTGCCAGTTTTATAGTCAAAGAAGCTTTGAGTTTGTAGTTAATAAAAAGATGTTTTATCCAATTCCTAAAGTTGATTCAGCAATTATTAGCTTAACTTTTAATGATATTTATAAAAAACAAGTTAATAATGATGAAAAGTTTATTGACTTTGTTAGATTACTTTTTAATAATAAAAGAAAGACTATTTTAAATAACTTAAATAATATTATTCAAAACAAAAATAAAGCATTAGAGTATTTAAATACGCTAAATATTAGTAGTAATTTAAGACCAGAACAACTAGATATCGACCAATATATAAAATTATTTAACCTAATCTATAATAGTAATTTTTAA
- the gyrB gene encoding DNA topoisomerase (ATP-hydrolyzing) subunit B, which yields MSQEYSAESIKVLKGLEAVRTRPGMYIGSTSKTGLHHLVWEILDNSIDEAMAGYANLINVTITKENEVIVQDNGRGIPVGINSDTKKSALSLVFTQLHAGGKFDSESYKISGGLHGVGASVVNALSLYVEVEVYRNNIHYHQLFSEGGTKESELQQLGHTDLRGTKVKFKPDPEIFKETVVFDYEIIKNKVKQLAFLNKGLKITLTDERIEKTVEYLFLNGILDYIKEKNENKNKINPNIFYVDSKYEDIEVEMALQYNSDYQENIITFVNNINTHEGGTHEDGLKQALIRDINRYADTVIKNNKTPSKFSWDDIKEGMMCILSVRHTDPQYEGQTKTKLSNPDAKEAVNIIIGNAFEEFLLKSPEDAKAILDKNVNAQKARIAAQKAREETRRKSALDSFSLPGKLADCETKDSSIAELYLVEGDSAGGSAKTGRNRKFQAILPLRGKVLNVERVTEARAFSNNEIKSIITAVGTGIKEELDLSKLRYKKIVIMTDADVDGAHIRTLLLTFFYRYMKPLVANGHIYIAQPPLYKIEAGKKIAYAYTDSQLDELKNNEFNNLKYTIQRYKGLGEMDPLQLWETTMDPQQRTMLQISLEDATLANEVFSDLMGEDPELRKIYIQDNAKFVENIDF from the coding sequence ATGTCACAAGAATATAGTGCAGAATCGATTAAAGTTTTAAAAGGTTTAGAAGCTGTTAGAACACGTCCTGGAATGTATATTGGATCAACTTCAAAAACAGGTTTGCATCATTTAGTATGAGAAATTTTAGATAACTCAATTGATGAAGCAATGGCTGGATATGCTAATTTAATTAATGTAACAATTACAAAAGAAAATGAAGTTATTGTTCAAGATAACGGAAGAGGAATTCCAGTTGGTATTAATTCAGATACTAAAAAATCTGCATTAAGTTTAGTTTTTACTCAATTGCATGCTGGTGGAAAATTTGATTCAGAAAGTTATAAGATTTCTGGTGGTCTTCACGGGGTTGGAGCTAGTGTTGTTAATGCTTTATCTTTATATGTTGAAGTTGAAGTTTATAGAAACAATATTCACTATCATCAATTATTTAGTGAAGGTGGAACTAAAGAATCAGAACTACAACAACTAGGTCACACCGATTTAAGAGGAACAAAAGTTAAATTCAAACCAGATCCAGAGATTTTTAAAGAAACTGTAGTATTTGATTATGAAATTATTAAAAATAAAGTTAAACAATTAGCTTTTTTAAATAAAGGTTTAAAAATTACTTTAACTGATGAAAGAATAGAAAAAACAGTTGAATATTTATTTTTAAATGGAATTTTAGACTATATTAAAGAAAAAAATGAAAATAAAAATAAAATAAATCCAAATATTTTTTATGTAGATTCAAAATATGAAGACATTGAAGTTGAAATGGCACTTCAATATAATTCTGATTATCAAGAAAATATCATTACTTTTGTAAATAATATTAATACTCATGAGGGTGGAACTCATGAAGATGGTCTAAAACAAGCTTTAATTAGAGATATTAACAGATATGCTGATACAGTAATAAAAAATAACAAAACTCCTTCTAAATTTTCTTGAGACGATATTAAAGAAGGTATGATGTGTATTTTATCAGTTAGACATACAGATCCACAATATGAAGGACAAACTAAAACTAAACTATCTAACCCTGATGCAAAAGAAGCAGTTAATATAATTATTGGAAATGCTTTTGAAGAATTCTTATTAAAATCACCAGAAGATGCTAAAGCTATTTTAGATAAAAATGTTAATGCTCAAAAAGCAAGAATTGCAGCTCAAAAAGCAAGAGAAGAAACTAGAAGAAAATCTGCATTAGATTCGTTCTCATTACCAGGTAAGTTAGCAGATTGTGAAACTAAAGATTCAAGCATAGCTGAACTTTATTTAGTTGAGGGAGATTCAGCTGGTGGTAGTGCTAAAACTGGAAGAAATAGAAAATTCCAAGCTATTTTACCTTTAAGAGGTAAAGTATTAAATGTTGAAAGAGTAACTGAAGCTAGAGCTTTTTCAAACAATGAAATTAAATCAATTATTACAGCTGTTGGTACTGGAATAAAAGAAGAATTAGATCTATCTAAATTAAGATATAAAAAGATAGTTATTATGACTGATGCCGATGTTGATGGTGCTCACATTAGAACATTACTATTAACATTCTTTTATAGATATATGAAACCATTGGTTGCTAATGGTCATATTTATATTGCTCAACCCCCTTTATATAAAATTGAAGCAGGTAAAAAAATAGCTTATGCATATACCGATAGTCAATTAGATGAACTAAAAAACAATGAATTTAATAATTTAAAATACACAATCCAACGTTATAAAGGGCTTGGAGAAATGGATCCACTACAATTATGAGAAACTACAATGGATCCACAACAAAGAACTATGTTACAAATTTCACTTGAAGATGCTACTTTAGCAAATGAAGTATTTTCAGATTTAATGGGTGAAGATCCTGAATTAAGAAAAATTTATATTCAAGATAATGCTAAATTTGTTGAAAATATAGACTTTTAG
- the gyrA gene encoding DNA gyrase subunit A, whose amino-acid sequence MNNENNNNDSLNENQDHYHGKISPIDISTEVRKDFLEYAMSVIVSRALPDLKDGLKPVHRRIIYAMNDLGITSDKPHKKSARIVGEVIGKYHPHGDSAVYETMVRMAQEFSYRYPLIDGHGNFGSIDGDGAAAMRYTEARLAKISNYLIKDIDMDTVPFIDNYDASEREPAYLTGYLPNLLVNGTMGIAVGMATSIPPHNLKEVVSAINAYIDNNDITIDEILDNHILGPDFPTGALMTNGSKMREGYKTGRGSVIIRAKIDFEESKKHDRFVVTEIPYQTNKAKIIEKIAELVKDKTIEGIFDIRDESNYEGIRIIIELKKDANPDVVLSKLYKYTALQSSFSINLLTLNNNLPVLLDLKTIIKNYVEFQVSVIIKRSIFEKNKLTKRYHILEALHIALDNVDDVINIIKNSKTSEEAKVQLTNKYNFDEEQNKAILDMRLQRLVGLERDKITLEMTNIKERLTYLDVLINTKEEQDNVLKNQLNEIADKFGDNRRTELIDEELINIEDEELIPDLKWMILLSQEGYIRRINPDEFRIQKRGGRGVSVNAEPSDPIDIATMGKAKDWVLFFTNSGKVYRTKLYNIRSYSRTARGLPIVNFLNDLTSEDKITAILPLRNNKEKFNYLTFVTQKGMIKRTKISEFENINRNGKKAINLRDNDQLVSVFATTGQDTVFIANESGKVIRIKESVVNPQSRVGGGVKALKLEDNDVVVGAISSFKLTHITTVSNKGLFKKTPIDDYRISGRNGKGIKVMNLNQRTGKFKAIIGARETDLIMIISSDGNLIKTKVSNIPSLSRNASGVKAIRLTDNQEINAITLEYRKHGLENEDFEED is encoded by the coding sequence ATGAATAATGAAAATAACAACAATGATTCTTTAAATGAAAATCAAGATCATTATCATGGTAAAATTTCTCCTATTGATATTTCAACAGAAGTTAGAAAAGATTTCTTAGAATATGCAATGAGTGTTATTGTAAGCCGTGCTTTACCTGATTTAAAAGATGGATTAAAACCAGTTCATAGACGTATTATTTATGCAATGAACGATTTAGGAATTACTTCAGATAAACCACACAAAAAATCTGCTCGTATAGTTGGAGAAGTAATTGGTAAGTACCACCCACATGGAGATAGTGCTGTTTATGAAACTATGGTAAGAATGGCTCAAGAGTTTTCTTATCGTTATCCTTTAATAGATGGTCATGGTAACTTTGGTTCAATTGATGGTGATGGTGCAGCTGCAATGCGTTATACTGAAGCAAGATTAGCTAAAATATCAAATTATCTAATAAAAGATATTGATATGGATACAGTACCATTTATTGATAATTATGATGCTAGTGAACGTGAACCTGCTTATTTAACAGGTTATTTACCAAACCTTTTAGTTAATGGAACTATGGGTATTGCAGTTGGAATGGCAACTTCAATTCCACCACATAATTTAAAAGAAGTAGTTAGTGCTATTAATGCTTATATTGATAATAATGATATTACTATTGATGAAATTTTAGACAATCATATTTTAGGTCCTGATTTTCCAACTGGTGCTTTAATGACTAATGGATCAAAAATGCGTGAAGGTTATAAAACAGGACGAGGTAGTGTTATTATTAGAGCAAAAATTGATTTTGAAGAAAGTAAAAAACACGATAGATTTGTAGTTACTGAAATTCCATACCAAACTAATAAAGCTAAAATTATTGAAAAAATAGCTGAATTAGTTAAAGACAAAACTATTGAAGGTATTTTTGATATTAGAGATGAATCAAATTATGAAGGTATTAGAATCATTATTGAATTAAAAAAAGATGCTAATCCTGATGTTGTTTTATCTAAACTTTATAAATACACTGCTTTACAATCAAGTTTTTCAATTAATCTATTAACTTTAAATAATAATTTACCTGTTTTATTAGACTTAAAAACTATTATTAAAAACTATGTTGAGTTTCAAGTTAGTGTTATTATAAAACGTTCTATTTTTGAAAAAAATAAATTAACTAAGCGTTATCATATTTTAGAAGCTTTACATATTGCTTTAGATAATGTTGATGATGTAATTAATATTATTAAAAATTCTAAAACTAGTGAAGAAGCCAAAGTTCAATTAACTAATAAATATAACTTTGATGAAGAACAAAATAAAGCTATTTTAGATATGCGTTTACAAAGATTAGTTGGTTTAGAAAGAGATAAAATCACTTTAGAAATGACTAATATAAAAGAACGTTTAACTTATTTAGATGTTTTAATTAATACAAAAGAAGAACAAGATAATGTTTTAAAAAATCAATTAAATGAAATAGCTGACAAGTTTGGAGATAATAGAAGAACAGAATTAATTGATGAAGAATTGATTAATATTGAAGATGAAGAATTGATTCCTGATCTAAAATGAATGATTCTATTATCTCAAGAAGGTTATATTAGAAGAATTAATCCTGATGAGTTTAGAATTCAAAAACGCGGTGGACGTGGAGTTAGTGTTAATGCAGAACCAAGTGATCCTATTGATATAGCAACAATGGGAAAAGCTAAGGATTGAGTATTATTTTTTACTAATTCAGGAAAAGTTTATAGAACTAAGTTATATAACATCAGAAGTTATTCAAGAACAGCAAGAGGATTACCAATTGTTAACTTTTTAAATGACTTAACTAGTGAAGATAAAATTACAGCTATTTTACCTTTAAGAAACAATAAAGAAAAATTTAATTATTTAACTTTTGTTACTCAAAAAGGAATGATTAAAAGAACTAAAATTTCTGAATTTGAAAACATTAATAGAAATGGTAAAAAAGCAATTAATTTAAGAGATAATGATCAACTAGTTTCAGTATTTGCAACAACTGGACAAGATACTGTATTTATTGCTAATGAGTCTGGAAAAGTAATTAGAATTAAAGAAAGCGTAGTTAATCCACAATCTAGAGTTGGTGGAGGAGTTAAAGCATTAAAACTAGAAGATAATGATGTTGTAGTTGGAGCAATTAGTTCATTTAAATTAACTCATATTACTACTGTTTCAAATAAAGGTTTATTTAAAAAGACACCAATTGATGATTATAGAATTAGTGGAAGAAATGGTAAAGGTATAAAAGTAATGAACTTAAACCAAAGAACTGGTAAGTTCAAAGCTATTATTGGAGCTAGAGAAACTGATTTAATTATGATCATTTCAAGTGATGGTAACTTAATTAAAACAAAAGTTTCAAATATTCCTTCACTTTCAAGAAATGCTAGTGGAGTTAAAGCAATTAGATTAACAGATAATCAAGAAATCAATGCAATTACTTTAGAATATCGTAAACATGGTCTTGAAAATGAAGATTTTGAAGAAGACTAA
- a CDS encoding ABC transporter permease, translating into MTILFNTSILTWALALVGVLLFASLSSLVSEKAGVVNIAVEGMMIIGALVVSILGTYLTSNDNKSNYTQIPIVLLAGVITAVFALLHAFPAITLKANQIISGTAINILALGLGIFLSTSNWFGKQSQVIASGYSSIDVINITKVVNGKTQQVASMLPIWTIIAIILAIGLFVFFKYTKQGMRYAMVGENPNAIDAAGISVTKYRYLAVILSGFLAGVGGGVFVVTAVSGGGLFSGNMLGYGFLGIAIMIFGQWRISFIVIGSIIFSWLFALGQQIGTLSTNKTIQAISTLFNTLPFVLTILAMVAFSKTSRAPAAVGVPFDKAKR; encoded by the coding sequence ATGACAATTTTATTTAATACTAGTATTTTAACTTGAGCATTAGCCTTGGTTGGTGTCTTATTATTTGCTTCTTTATCATCACTTGTTAGTGAAAAAGCAGGAGTAGTTAATATTGCAGTTGAAGGTATGATGATTATTGGAGCACTTGTTGTTTCAATTTTAGGAACATATCTTACATCAAATGATAATAAGAGTAATTATACTCAAATTCCAATAGTTTTATTGGCTGGTGTAATTACAGCTGTATTTGCTTTATTACATGCTTTTCCAGCAATTACATTAAAAGCAAATCAAATTATTTCAGGAACAGCAATTAATATTTTAGCTTTAGGATTAGGAATTTTCTTATCAACATCAAATTGATTTGGAAAACAATCTCAAGTTATTGCAAGCGGATATTCATCAATAGATGTTATTAATATTACTAAAGTAGTTAATGGTAAAACACAACAAGTTGCAAGTATGCTTCCAATTTGAACAATTATTGCAATTATTCTAGCAATTGGTTTATTTGTATTTTTTAAATATACAAAACAAGGAATGAGATATGCAATGGTTGGTGAAAATCCTAATGCAATTGACGCTGCTGGAATTAGTGTAACTAAATATAGATATCTAGCAGTAATATTATCAGGGTTTTTAGCTGGAGTTGGTGGTGGAGTATTTGTTGTAACTGCAGTTAGTGGTGGTGGTTTATTTAGTGGAAATATGTTAGGATATGGATTTTTAGGAATTGCAATTATGATATTTGGACAATGAAGAATTAGTTTTATTGTAATTGGTTCGATTATATTTTCATGACTATTTGCTTTAGGTCAACAAATAGGAACACTTTCAACAAATAAAACAATTCAAGCAATTTCAACTTTATTTAACACTTTACCATTTGTTTTAACAATACTAGCTATGGTTGCATTTAGTAAGACATCAAGAGCACCAGCCGCAGTTGGTGTACCTTTTGATAAAGCAAAAAGATAG
- a CDS encoding ABC transporter permease subunit, producing MQSKIFWTLSKKSKYLFGSDSTKTKLKYIKGSIFSIIVGFIVSGIFLSFLNINPFTYFALLFGINFDKNFYQISLNWMAVYIVAGLSMAIAFKAGVFNIGASGQILTATSVATIVFFSISGKDASSITPFMIILMLITCIISAAFIAFIAGILKALFNIHEVVSTILLNWSVFYIFKWFFGRYQDFSSGLSYTSKNIPSDQLSIGSNTVIIPLLIALICVVIIWILFSKTVLGFKLKAVGPSITGSKYIGINVKRQIIASLTLSGAVAGIAGFLSMFTVSPNNFFASNSLPTLGFDAIAVSLVAFNNPIGIIAIGWLWAIIKTGGGPISSLYSISTQISGLISGILIYFTAIVSVFIAFKPWELLKNKYNLYTSKVNREIYWKLKLYTFKLRLKKIFLIFTKEYKQEVNNKYQIYTKQNQITNKTSNPHLFWNGRKNIKIELKNDLKQSIYLVKSKIDEIKKFVDQDKNSLNVNGLKNDLNKQVNLLASKYIQNLRDLDLELADHKYKIQKIISSILNEYQTNIKQAKKTHRLKIQQIKVFKESQIGIITYKFDSHNNIIEIKANKLKTIAQLKEQIKNIKSELRLEKQISNLNKSSTQTNNSEKLEKIKQLKEQIKVVKKQANAKILEQKNKYKNQKNIVKQEQVQLQDILHQYNNYLNKEKDRFKESKKAALVLKQKRLQAIDMNLSQSDVNKAVSLLNDLKTLITDNLDLNLNKQAIKSNQKTLKNALEIKSKIDEVLTQNIISEYDAPEHIKQKSKISLTTFKLITNLKKQISYVITRVEEQELIDKYQQWISQAKQVVQDEKNNYEQIIKKAPRKNLADLENLFNLEKSLKEQTNLKILNLTNTMLKETK from the coding sequence ATGCAATCTAAAATATTTTGAACATTATCTAAAAAATCTAAATATTTATTTGGTTCAGATTCTACAAAAACTAAACTAAAATACATTAAAGGTTCTATTTTTTCAATTATTGTTGGGTTTATAGTTTCAGGTATTTTCTTATCATTTTTAAATATTAATCCATTTACATATTTTGCACTTTTATTTGGAATTAATTTTGATAAGAACTTTTATCAAATTAGTTTAAACTGAATGGCTGTATATATTGTTGCTGGATTATCAATGGCAATTGCTTTTAAAGCAGGAGTGTTTAATATTGGAGCATCAGGTCAAATACTAACTGCAACAAGTGTTGCTACAATTGTATTTTTTTCTATAAGTGGAAAAGATGCTAGTTCTATAACTCCATTTATGATTATTTTAATGTTAATAACTTGTATAATATCAGCTGCATTTATTGCTTTTATTGCAGGTATATTAAAAGCTTTATTTAACATACATGAAGTTGTTTCAACTATATTATTAAACTGATCAGTGTTTTATATATTTAAATGATTTTTTGGAAGATATCAAGATTTTTCTTCAGGATTATCTTATACTTCAAAAAATATTCCATCAGACCAATTAAGTATTGGATCAAATACAGTAATTATTCCTTTATTAATTGCTTTAATTTGTGTAGTTATTATTTGAATATTATTTTCAAAAACAGTTTTAGGGTTTAAATTAAAAGCAGTTGGACCATCAATAACAGGATCAAAATATATTGGAATTAATGTTAAAAGACAAATCATAGCATCACTAACTTTATCTGGAGCTGTTGCTGGAATAGCTGGATTTTTATCAATGTTTACAGTTTCTCCAAACAACTTCTTTGCTTCAAATAGTTTACCTACTTTAGGATTTGATGCAATTGCAGTTTCACTAGTTGCATTTAATAATCCAATAGGAATTATTGCTATTGGTTGGTTATGAGCAATTATTAAAACTGGTGGTGGTCCTATTTCATCTCTTTATAGTATTTCAACTCAAATTAGTGGTTTAATTTCTGGAATTTTAATTTACTTTACAGCTATTGTTTCAGTGTTTATTGCTTTTAAACCTTGAGAATTACTAAAAAATAAATACAATCTATATACTTCAAAAGTTAATAGAGAAATTTATTGAAAATTAAAACTATATACTTTTAAACTAAGACTTAAAAAAATCTTTTTAATTTTTACAAAAGAATACAAACAAGAAGTTAATAATAAATATCAAATTTATACTAAACAAAATCAAATAACAAATAAAACTTCAAATCCTCACCTATTTTGAAATGGTAGAAAAAACATTAAAATAGAATTAAAAAATGATTTAAAACAATCAATTTATTTAGTTAAATCTAAAATTGATGAAATTAAAAAATTTGTTGATCAAGATAAAAATTCACTTAATGTTAATGGATTAAAAAATGATTTAAATAAACAAGTTAACTTACTAGCTTCTAAATATATTCAAAATTTACGCGATCTTGATTTAGAACTAGCTGATCACAAATATAAAATACAAAAAATAATTTCAAGCATTCTAAATGAATATCAAACAAACATCAAACAAGCTAAAAAAACACATAGATTAAAAATTCAACAAATTAAAGTCTTTAAAGAAAGTCAAATAGGAATTATTACTTATAAATTTGATTCTCACAACAATATTATTGAAATTAAAGCAAACAAACTAAAAACTATTGCTCAACTTAAAGAACAAATCAAAAACATTAAATCAGAACTAAGATTAGAAAAACAAATATCTAATTTAAATAAAAGTTCAACTCAAACTAATAATTCTGAAAAACTTGAAAAAATTAAGCAACTTAAAGAACAAATAAAAGTTGTAAAAAAACAAGCTAATGCTAAAATTTTAGAACAAAAAAATAAATATAAAAATCAAAAAAATATAGTTAAACAAGAACAAGTTCAATTACAAGACATTTTACATCAATACAATAATTATTTAAATAAAGAAAAAGATCGCTTTAAAGAATCTAAAAAAGCTGCACTCGTATTAAAACAAAAGCGTTTACAAGCAATTGATATGAATCTTTCTCAAAGTGATGTTAATAAAGCAGTTAGCTTATTAAATGATTTAAAAACTTTAATTACAGATAATTTAGATTTAAATCTTAACAAACAAGCAATTAAATCTAATCAAAAAACTTTAAAAAATGCTTTAGAAATTAAATCTAAAATTGATGAAGTTTTAACACAAAATATAATTAGTGAATATGATGCACCAGAACATATTAAACAAAAATCAAAAATCAGTTTAACTACTTTTAAACTAATTACTAATCTTAAAAAACAAATTAGTTATGTTATTACAAGAGTTGAAGAACAAGAACTAATTGATAAATATCAACAATGAATTAGTCAAGCTAAACAAGTTGTACAAGATGAAAAAAATAACTACGAACAAATAATAAAAAAAGCACCAAGAAAAAATCTAGCTGATTTAGAAAATTTATTTAATTTAGAAAAGTCTTTAAAAGAACAAACTAATTTAAAAATTCTAAATTTAACAAACACAATGTTAAAGGAGACTAAATAA